CGGGCCCGGCACGGGCATAACGCCTGGTCAGGCCCTCCACCTGCTCGACGAGCGTACGGCGTTCGCAGCCGGGAACGTCGCAGAAGAAGCGCCGGACCTCCAGCTTCACCACCAGCCGGCGCCCGCCGACGGGACACTCGGCCAGCCGTCGCCCGACTCGTCCGGCCTGACGTGCTCATCCTCGAGAAGCGGACGCCAGGGAGTCCGGCGTGGCCTGGGCGACTGACGGCCGACGCGTCAGCGGCCGTCGTGGCTTGTTCGCGGATGTGCCGGACGGTGCCGGTTCAGAGCCATCCGCGGCGTGCGGCCTGCCAGGCGAGTTGCATACGGGTCGTCGCGCCGGCGTGCTCCATCATGCTCTGGATACGGCGCTGGACGGTCCGCCGGCTCAGCCCCATCTGCGAGGCGATCGCTTTGTCGGCGACTCCCGCCACCAGCAGGGACAGCAGCTTGTGGTCGGTGGGGGAAAGGGAGTTGGCGCCGCCGACGCCGTCGGTGCCCGAGACCGCGCCGGCGTCGTCGACGTGCAGGGGGACGGCGTCCTCCCAGTAGCGCTCGAACAGGGCGATCAGGGCGGCGAGCAGGTTGCTGTCCCTGACCAACGCGGTGGTGGGCTCTTCCGGGCTGCCATGGGGTCCGCCGGCCACGAGAGGGAAGATGGCGACGGAACGGTCCGCGATCGCCAGGCGCAGCGGCAAGTGCGGTACGGCGCGGGCGACCTCGCCGGCCCGTACGCCCGCGACGACGTTGTCCACGGCACCTTCGTCGTCGAAGAACGTCTTCTCGTACAGCACCCGGTACCGAACGCCCCGGCTCAGTGCCTGGAACTCCTCGGTGTTGCTGCCGGACGGCATGGCCACGTACTGGGCCTTGCAGAACCAGAGCATCTCGTCCTGCGCGCCGGTCTGGATCTGCCGGAGGTGCTGACGCAGGGCTTCGGCCCCGGTGATGACCTCCAGCAACTGGCCGGCGTCGTGCCGGCGCATCGTGTCCCGGTAGGACTCGACCAGACGGGTGGCCTCGACCCGGGCAAGGTCCAGTGCGTCGGCGCTGCGCTTCAGTCGGGGCAGCAGCGCCACGTCCGGGGGAGCCGCCCGGTACACCCGGGGGGTCGCGTCCGTATGGCTGGCGAGGCCCTTGGACGTCAGTGACGTCAGGATCCGCTCGGCCTCCAGCTCCGTCAGGCCGGCCCGCTGGACGAGGTCCGCCGTCGTAGCGCGGCCGGACGTCACGAGCAGCCCGTAGACGGACTCCTCCTCGGGAGTGACTCCCGCGGGCTCCAGCACCACGAATGTCTCTCCTCGGCCCCTGGGATTCAATGATTGAACTCGCTGGTTGAATACCGTACTACATCAGAGGGAGGAGAGCTCGGCGACGGCGGGGTCCGCCTCGGCTCCGGGTCGGTGCGCGTTCCGGCGGAAGCGACGGCGGAGGTCCCGGTGACCGTCGACCCGGCCCGTGCCGGGAGGGGCAAATTCTACGGCTATGTGACGGCCGCTTCGGCGGACGGGAAGAGGCCTTGGCGATCCGCCCGGCCAGGTCGGGATGGGTCTGGTCGACGCCGGTGTCCAGGACGGCGACCTTCACCCCGTCGCCCCGGTAACCGGCCTGCCACACATCCGGGGCACCGATCTGTGCCGTGCTGCGGTCGAGGGACGCGCCCACCCGGCCGTCCAGCCACACCCGCGGGATGGCGGCGACCTCGGCCACCTTCAACTGCCCGCCGGCGGGGACCAGTTCCTTCCAGAACCGGCCAAGGTCGGTGTCGGACACGCGCATCGCCCGTGCGTCAATGCTGTCGAGCCTGCGGACGGGGGACTCCCGCCGCCAGAGCGGTGAGGTCGTTGATGGCGGCTGCCGCCACGCCGTCCGCCCGCCCTACGATGAGCGGCAGCGCGTCGGTGTGGGCCTCGTCGTACTTCTGCGCGACGAGCGCCGTCACGTCGAACAACTGCCGGTCGAGGCGGCCGGATGCGACCAGGGTGCCGGCGTGGGACGCAAGCACCGTCAGATGCCCGTCCAGCTCCTGGGTCCGGAAGAGGACGCCCCGTCGTCCCGCGCCAGGGGTGACGGAGGCGATCTGCCGGCCGTCCGAGGCCCTGGTGACCGTCACGCTGTCACCGGTGATCCGTCGCACCGTCGCCATGCCGTTGGCCGACGTGCTCGCAACGGCGCCCTCACGCGGGCCACTTGCGCCCGCGGACACGGACGCCGCCGCCCCCGCAACCAGCGCCAAGCCTGTCGATACCGCCGCCACCAGGCGGATCCGTCTCATCAGTCCTGCGCCTTCCCTCGGCCCGCAGTGTGGTGTTCATGCGCTGGAAGGAATCAGCTGGCAGCGGATGAGGTGTCACTCGATTCCGGTGGCACAGGTGGGACATGTCGCAACGGTGACACCGCTCGGTGCCAGACGACCGGGAGGCGTCCACGGCGACCGCGGGCCGGCTCTGGCCGGGAAGCTGGGAGCCGTGCAACCGAGCGCCCCGCTCTGCCCACCGCCGCTGCGAGGAGCATCGGCCGCCGCCACCGTGGCCAGGCTGATGCGGATCCGTACCGGAACAACCCGGTGCGCATGCCGCGGGCGGGGCCGCAGACCGCGGCCCCGCCCGGTTCGTACTCCGTCGGTGACGTCAGCGCAGGCCGAAGGCCCGGGTGATCGTCTGGGAGACGGCGTTGTCGGCGCTGTCCCGGCCGGTGACCCGGAGGCTGACGAAGCCGGCGGACTTCGGGGCCTCGAGGCTCGTCCGCCATCCGTCACCGGCGCGGTCCAGGTCGGCCCGCTGCCAGGTCGCCCCGTCGTCGTACGAGATCTCGACGGAGAGCTTCCCGATGGCGGCGGTCGTTCCGGGCAGGTGCGATGCGGTCACCGTGAGCTTGGCGCGCCGGTCCGCCCGGCCCGCCTTGTCGGTGTCCACGCCGTAGTCGAGCTGGATCAGCGGCAGGGACTCTACCGACTCGACCCCGGTGGCCGCGGAGGTGAAGTTCCACTCGGTCAGCGTGTGCGTCGAGTACGGGTGAGCCCAGGCGCCCCGGTCGTTGTCGACCACCAGCCGGTAGGGCAGCCGCTCCGCGGCGAGCCGGGGAACCGGCAGGAACTCGGCGTTGCCCCAGTTGAGTTGGCGGTCACCCTGGTAGAGCGACATCCAGTTCTTGACGTCGAAGTTGCCGCGGGCATCCCCGACATGGCCGGCGCCGGAGTCGCCCCAGCCGGGCGCGGGGATGTACACGGTGTCGAGGTAGCGCACCGGTTGGGAGCTCGTCGGGCCCATTCGGGGTCGCTGGATCGGTCCGAACCAGTCGGCCTTGCCGGCCCTACCGGCCGGGTAGCGCAGGTTATTGATCGAGTGCTGCCCGGTCTCCGTGGGAATGAAGGCGCTTTCGTACCAAGCGGCGTCGGAGGTGACCCAGTCGGTCCGCTCTCCCTGGGCGGGAACGGTGAGCTGGTTTCCGGCGGTCCAGCCCTGCCACACGTCGTAACGGAACTCGTTCGCCTTGCCGGGCCGGTGGTTGCGGAACGAGACGTCCACCCGGCCCAGGTCGCGCGGCTCCACCCGCCAGGTCGGGTCCGCCGGGACGGCGCCGGTCCAGTGGTGCACGACGTCGTAGAGATAGTCGGTGGTGGGATGCGAGGTGACCTTCAGCTCGACGGAGCCCCGCTGGAGCGCGTCGATCAGGTCGTCGCCCTGGTCGGTGTTGAGTGTCGCGACCGTCAGCGGGGCCGGGCTCTCCGGGCTCCAGGGGTTCTCGTCCCAGGGCCGCAGCCGGCCGATGCCGTCGTGGGCGACCAGGAGCATCTGCGCGCCCGCCGCCGCGGCGGCCTCCGCCTGCTCCTTGATCGTGACGGAGTCGCTGCGCCGCACTACCACGGCCTTGCCGCGTACGCCCTTGCGGGCGAGTGTCTCGGCCGCACCCTCCTCAGCGAAGACCGCCCCCAGGGTCCGGGTGCCGGCCGGCAGCGGCTTGGCCGCACGCTTGACCAGCGGGTCGTCGAAGGTCTCCGACTTCGTGCCCACGGTCAGCGCCGGCTGCTCGAGGCGGAAGCGGGCGCCGAACTCGAACTTGCCGTCGGTGACCTTCTCTCCGGTCGGCAGCGCCCAGATACTGTCGTAGGTCTCGTTGGGCATCGTGGAGGACTCGACCAGGCTGTCGGTGAACGACCGGTGGATGTCCAGTCGCGGAGCGACGGCGGTGGTCTGCCTCGGCGCGTGGGCGAGGATCTGACGGGCCTTCCGGCCGTCCAGGGTGACGGTACGGTCCTGGTCCAGCTTGACGTCGTTGAAGGCGAGCATCGCCATGCCCAGCGAGTGCGGCCCGTTGGCCCCCCGCACATCGGCGATGAGCCATCCGCTGTAGCTGCCGACCGGCAGCCGTGCGGTGCCGGTGCCGGACGCGTCGAGATCCACCACCGTGAACAGGCGGTGAGCGGTGAGGACGACCCTGCCGGACAGCGGCTTGCCCGCCCGGTCCTTCGCGACGATGGTCAGGTTCTGCCGCTGCCCCTCCTTCGCCGCGCCGATCAGGGTCCTGGCCCGGACCTTTCCGGCGCTGTCCTTACCGGTGATCATGCCGCTGATCTGCTGGTCCGTGGGCAGTCGGTCCAGGACCGCGGTCAGGAGGACCGAGGTGGTGCCGTGGGCGGGAACGGTGACCTTGTCCTCGGAGAGGGTGAACAGCCCCGCCGGGGCGGCCGCGTCGATCGCCAGGTCGAGGCTGACCGGGGCGTCGCCGGTGTTGGTGTACGTCACCTTCCGGACGTCGGTCTCACCCGGCTCGTGTGGCCAGGCGCTGAAGCCGGAGAAGGCGCTGACGGTCGCGAAGACCGAGGTGTTCACCGCCGCCAGGGCGTCGAGCCGCCCACCGCCGGCCTGGTACGGGGTGTACGACGGGGTGGCCTTGGCGCTGCTGACCAGTGCTTCCTTCAGCTGCGCGCCGGTCCAGTCGGGGTGGACGGAGGCCAGCAGCGCGGCGGCGCCGGCGACGTGCGGTGTCGCCATCGACGTACCGCTCATCGTGGTGTAGTAGCCCGAGCCTCGGCGGTAGTGGGAGCGGGCCGCGAGGATGTCGACGCCGGGTGCGGTGATTTCGGGCTTCAGCCCGAAATCACCGACACGCGGGCCCGTGCTGGAGAAGTCGGCGAGCTGGTCCGCGGAGTCGACGGCGCCGACGGTCAGCGCGGAGTCCGCGGCACCGGGGCTGCTGATGGAGTTCGGACCTCCGTTGCCCGCCGCGATGACGAACAGCGCGCCGGTCTCGAGGCTGAGCCGGTCGACCGCCTGGCTCATCGGGTCGGTGGCGTCACCGCCTCCGCCCAGGCTCATGCTGATGATCTTGGCCTGCTGGTCCCGGGCGGCCCATTCCATGCCCGCGATGATCCAGGACTCCTGGCCCGAGCCGTTCTGGTCGAGCACCTTGCCGATCTCCAGCCGGGCGCCTGGGGCGACACCGCGCTCCTGGCCGTCGGAGGCACTGCCGGTGCCGGCGACCGTCGAGGCGACGTGGGTGCCGTGACCGTGGTAGTCGGCGACATCCGGCTCGTGCGGGACGAAGCTGGCGCTGTCGTCGATCTGCTCGGCCAGGTCGGGGTGCTCGGTGTCCACACCGGTGTCGAGCACCGCCACCTTCACACCCTTGCCGGTGTTCCCCCTTGCCCAGACCTGCTGCGCACCGATCTGTGCGGTCGAATCGGCGAGGCCGGCCCTCACCTTGCCGTCGAGCCAGACCTTGGCGATGCCACCCGCGAAGGCCGGCTTCGCCGACCGGGACGCCGCGCCGGAACCGCCGGTGAGCGCTGACCAGAACGCCGGAGCCTGCTTGCGGTTCTGCGCGAGGGCCGCGCCCTGAATGCTGCCCAGCCGGCGCACGACGGTTGAGCCGGCCACCTTCGGCTGGGTGCGGGACCTGGCGGCGGCGTCGGTGTAGCTCACGACGAGCGGGAGCCGGGAGGTGTGCGCGTCGTCGTATCCGTCGGCGACCAGCCGGGTCACGTTGAACAGCTGCTTGTCCAGCTTTCCGGCGCTGACGTACGGCAGGACGGAGTCGGGATAGACGTACATCGAGCCGTCGATGACGGCCCGGTGGAAGCCTGTGGTGGTTCCGTTCGCGCCTTCGAAGGACCGGACGACGGTGCCGTCGGCGGCGGTGCCGATCGTGACCTTGTCACCGGTGATCAGGGTGACGGTGTGCGTGCCGCCGTTGCCGGGGGACCACTGTGCGGCTTTGGCGGACACGGGGGTGGCCGGGCTCGCGGACACCACGGCGGTGGCTGGTACGACCCCGAGTGCCAGGGCCGCG
This genomic interval from Streptomyces dengpaensis contains the following:
- a CDS encoding helix-turn-helix transcriptional regulator, which encodes MVLEPAGVTPEEESVYGLLVTSGRATTADLVQRAGLTELEAERILTSLTSKGLASHTDATPRVYRAAPPDVALLPRLKRSADALDLARVEATRLVESYRDTMRRHDAGQLLEVITGAEALRQHLRQIQTGAQDEMLWFCKAQYVAMPSGSNTEEFQALSRGVRYRVLYEKTFFDDEGAVDNVVAGVRAGEVARAVPHLPLRLAIADRSVAIFPLVAGGPHGSPEEPTTALVRDSNLLAALIALFERYWEDAVPLHVDDAGAVSGTDGVGGANSLSPTDHKLLSLLVAGVADKAIASQMGLSRRTVQRRIQSMMEHAGATTRMQLAWQAARRGWL
- a CDS encoding S8 family serine peptidase, producing MRVSDTDLGRFWKELVPAGGQLKVAEVAAIPRVWLDGRVGASLDRSTAQIGAPDVWQAGYRGDGVKVAVLDTGVDQTHPDLAGRIAKASSRPPKRPSHSRRICPSRHGPGRRSPGPPPSLPPERAPTRSRGGPRRRRALLPLM
- a CDS encoding S8 family peptidase, giving the protein MPLPRPRLIALGAVAALALGVVPATAVVSASPATPVSAKAAQWSPGNGGTHTVTLITGDKVTIGTAADGTVVRSFEGANGTTTGFHRAVIDGSMYVYPDSVLPYVSAGKLDKQLFNVTRLVADGYDDAHTSRLPLVVSYTDAAARSRTQPKVAGSTVVRRLGSIQGAALAQNRKQAPAFWSALTGGSGAASRSAKPAFAGGIAKVWLDGKVRAGLADSTAQIGAQQVWARGNTGKGVKVAVLDTGVDTEHPDLAEQIDDSASFVPHEPDVADYHGHGTHVASTVAGTGSASDGQERGVAPGARLEIGKVLDQNGSGQESWIIAGMEWAARDQQAKIISMSLGGGGDATDPMSQAVDRLSLETGALFVIAAGNGGPNSISSPGAADSALTVGAVDSADQLADFSSTGPRVGDFGLKPEITAPGVDILAARSHYRRGSGYYTTMSGTSMATPHVAGAAALLASVHPDWTGAQLKEALVSSAKATPSYTPYQAGGGRLDALAAVNTSVFATVSAFSGFSAWPHEPGETDVRKVTYTNTGDAPVSLDLAIDAAAPAGLFTLSEDKVTVPAHGTTSVLLTAVLDRLPTDQQISGMITGKDSAGKVRARTLIGAAKEGQRQNLTIVAKDRAGKPLSGRVVLTAHRLFTVVDLDASGTGTARLPVGSYSGWLIADVRGANGPHSLGMAMLAFNDVKLDQDRTVTLDGRKARQILAHAPRQTTAVAPRLDIHRSFTDSLVESSTMPNETYDSIWALPTGEKVTDGKFEFGARFRLEQPALTVGTKSETFDDPLVKRAAKPLPAGTRTLGAVFAEEGAAETLARKGVRGKAVVVRRSDSVTIKEQAEAAAAAGAQMLLVAHDGIGRLRPWDENPWSPESPAPLTVATLNTDQGDDLIDALQRGSVELKVTSHPTTDYLYDVVHHWTGAVPADPTWRVEPRDLGRVDVSFRNHRPGKANEFRYDVWQGWTAGNQLTVPAQGERTDWVTSDAAWYESAFIPTETGQHSINNLRYPAGRAGKADWFGPIQRPRMGPTSSQPVRYLDTVYIPAPGWGDSGAGHVGDARGNFDVKNWMSLYQGDRQLNWGNAEFLPVPRLAAERLPYRLVVDNDRGAWAHPYSTHTLTEWNFTSAATGVESVESLPLIQLDYGVDTDKAGRADRRAKLTVTASHLPGTTAAIGKLSVEISYDDGATWQRADLDRAGDGWRTSLEAPKSAGFVSLRVTGRDSADNAVSQTITRAFGLR